The following are encoded together in the Candidatus Uhrbacteria bacterium genome:
- a CDS encoding AAA family ATPase, which translates to MDEIVGHSQACSFFDRAISAAKLHHAYAVFGPDHVGKTVLIERVIGQILHTPSDHLDAHPDFVRVRRGVDEKTGKERTDIVVGQIHALQSALATRPVLAPHRVAFIEEAALLNKTGANALLKTLEEPMSRVVIFLRTTHESDLPKTILSRVQRVRLSLVSAEAIASMLVRLGASKKEAQEFAGASHGCPGLARTLLLHPADHEARARDRAQFEEVLALPLAGRSLYLSRALPKGQPRAKALELVELWEDVLRARWHASGFGAPQTAVLQRLFQTREALQRNAPPVLALEHTLFFV; encoded by the coding sequence ATGGATGAAATTGTTGGCCATTCACAAGCCTGTTCTTTTTTTGATCGTGCTATTTCTGCGGCAAAACTACATCATGCCTATGCCGTGTTTGGGCCGGATCATGTGGGGAAAACGGTGCTTATTGAGCGGGTGATTGGCCAGATCCTTCACACGCCGTCCGATCACTTGGACGCACACCCGGACTTTGTGCGGGTCCGTCGAGGAGTGGATGAGAAAACAGGGAAAGAGCGAACGGACATTGTGGTGGGTCAGATCCACGCTCTGCAGAGTGCCCTTGCGACACGCCCTGTTCTTGCGCCCCATCGTGTCGCGTTTATCGAGGAAGCGGCTCTCCTTAATAAGACAGGCGCGAATGCGCTCCTGAAAACGCTCGAGGAGCCGATGTCTCGTGTGGTGATTTTTTTGCGTACAACGCATGAAAGCGATCTCCCTAAGACGATTCTCTCTCGCGTGCAGCGCGTCCGGCTTTCACTGGTTTCCGCAGAAGCCATTGCAAGCATGCTTGTGCGTCTTGGCGCGTCGAAAAAAGAAGCACAAGAGTTTGCCGGTGCGTCTCATGGGTGTCCCGGTCTCGCGCGCACGCTTCTTCTGCATCCGGCCGATCACGAAGCGCGCGCCCGCGATCGTGCGCAGTTTGAGGAAGTGCTTGCTTTGCCGCTTGCCGGCCGGTCGCTCTATTTATCGCGCGCTCTTCCAAAGGGCCAGCCTCGGGCAAAGGCCCTGGAGCTTGTGGAACTTTGGGAAGATGTGCTCCGCGCGCGCTGGCACGCAAGCGGATTTGGCGCGCCGCAAACGGCTGTGCTCCAACGCCTCTTTCAAACGCGCGAAGCTCTACAGAGAAACGCGCCGCCTGTTCTTGCTCTTGAACACACTCTTTTTTTCGTATGA